A genomic segment from Pseudoduganella chitinolytica encodes:
- a CDS encoding helix-turn-helix domain-containing protein translates to MDSERQEQPNNQQAQAPGAQLAAQREAMGLSIDQIADQLKLAPRQVVAIEQGDYASLPNMAVTRGFIRAYAKVVRLDPAPLVAQIEVTPTVAPTVDHGTVRREKISTSFSESRFPSLTESRSKPTRWLIGGAVVLVLVAAAAAWQSGVIPTDLFSRSSTTTDAAVTAPQPGTATTALPAPHVPLVQPTTPAPAAAEQPAVPVAGTEAGPAATATQPPVATAPATPVVTTPAPATAPAAGANALVLTVSQDSWIEVRTPGSKPLISRLVKAGSTETVEIDRQATLVVGNPDGVRATLRGQPVDLPKLPNRTISRVTVK, encoded by the coding sequence ATGGATTCAGAACGGCAGGAACAGCCAAACAACCAGCAGGCTCAGGCGCCCGGAGCACAGCTGGCGGCCCAACGCGAGGCGATGGGCCTGTCCATCGACCAGATCGCGGACCAGCTCAAGCTGGCGCCGCGCCAGGTGGTGGCGATCGAGCAGGGCGACTATGCGTCCCTGCCGAACATGGCCGTCACGCGCGGCTTCATCCGCGCCTATGCGAAAGTGGTGCGGCTCGACCCGGCGCCGCTGGTGGCGCAGATCGAAGTGACGCCCACTGTGGCGCCGACCGTCGACCACGGCACCGTGCGGCGCGAGAAGATTTCGACGTCGTTCAGCGAGTCGCGCTTCCCGTCGCTGACGGAAAGCCGGTCGAAGCCGACGCGCTGGCTCATCGGCGGCGCCGTCGTGCTGGTGCTGGTGGCCGCCGCCGCCGCATGGCAGTCCGGCGTGATCCCGACCGACCTGTTCAGCCGTTCCAGTACCACCACGGACGCGGCCGTGACAGCGCCCCAGCCAGGCACGGCCACCACCGCGCTGCCGGCTCCGCACGTGCCGCTGGTCCAGCCGACCACGCCCGCACCTGCCGCCGCCGAGCAGCCGGCCGTCCCCGTCGCCGGCACGGAAGCGGGCCCGGCCGCCACCGCAACGCAGCCGCCGGTCGCCACGGCACCGGCCACGCCGGTCGTCACGACGCCGGCACCGGCCACGGCCCCGGCTGCCGGCGCCAATGCGCTGGTGCTGACGGTGAGCCAGGATTCGTGGATCGAAGTGCGCACCCCGGGCAGCAAGCCGCTGATCTCGCGCCTGGTCAAGGCGGGCAGCACGGAAACGGTCGAGATCGACCGCCAGGCGACGCTCGTCGTCGGCAATCCGGACGGCGTGCGCGCCACGCTGCGCGGCCAGCCGGTGGACCTGCCGAAGCTGCCGAACCGCACGATCTCGCGCGTGACGGTGAAATAA
- the ispG gene encoding flavodoxin-dependent (E)-4-hydroxy-3-methylbut-2-enyl-diphosphate synthase gives MSSLILPAASAQAIPSGPTPRRASHGVLVAHGNRKVWVGGDNPVVVQSMTNTDTADAVGTAIQIKELARAGSELVRLTVDRPEAAAAVPYIREQLDKMDIDVPLVGDFHYNGHTLLTEYPDCAAALSKYRINPGNVGKGAKRDTQFAQMIEVAIRHDKPVRIGVNWGSLDQALLARIMDENAARSQPWSAQAVMYEALITSAIENAVRAEEIGLSKDKIILSCKVSGVQDLIAVYRELAKRCDYPLHLGLTEAGMGSKGIVASTAALSVLLQEGIGDTIRISLTPEPGGDRTKEVVVGQEILQTMGLRKFAPMVIACPGCGRTTSTVFQELADDIQTFLREQMPEWKKLYPGVEGMNVAVMGCIVNGPGESKHANIGISLPGTGESPAAPVFVDGQKVATLRGEGIVQEFQQIVLDYVQKNYSPVTA, from the coding sequence ATGTCTTCCCTGATTCTCCCGGCCGCGTCCGCGCAGGCCATCCCGTCCGGCCCCACCCCGCGCCGCGCCAGCCATGGCGTGCTGGTTGCCCATGGCAACCGCAAGGTCTGGGTCGGCGGCGACAATCCCGTCGTCGTGCAGTCGATGACGAATACCGACACGGCCGATGCCGTCGGCACGGCCATCCAGATCAAGGAACTGGCGCGCGCCGGCTCGGAGCTGGTACGCCTGACGGTGGACCGGCCCGAGGCCGCCGCCGCCGTGCCGTACATCCGCGAGCAGCTGGACAAGATGGACATCGACGTGCCGCTGGTGGGCGACTTCCACTACAACGGCCATACGCTGCTGACGGAGTATCCGGACTGCGCGGCGGCCCTGTCGAAGTACCGCATCAATCCGGGCAACGTGGGCAAGGGCGCCAAGCGCGACACGCAGTTCGCCCAGATGATCGAAGTGGCGATCCGCCACGACAAGCCGGTGCGCATCGGCGTCAACTGGGGCTCGCTGGACCAGGCGCTGCTGGCCCGCATCATGGACGAAAACGCGGCCCGCTCGCAGCCCTGGAGCGCCCAGGCCGTGATGTACGAAGCACTGATCACGTCGGCCATCGAGAACGCCGTGCGGGCCGAGGAAATCGGCCTGTCGAAGGACAAGATCATCCTGTCCTGTAAAGTGTCGGGCGTGCAGGACCTGATCGCCGTCTACCGCGAGCTGGCCAAGCGCTGCGACTACCCCTTGCACCTGGGCCTGACGGAAGCGGGCATGGGCAGCAAGGGCATCGTGGCGTCCACCGCCGCGCTGTCCGTGCTGCTGCAGGAAGGCATCGGCGACACGATCCGCATCTCGCTGACGCCCGAACCGGGCGGGGACCGGACCAAGGAAGTCGTCGTCGGCCAGGAGATCCTGCAGACGATGGGCCTGCGCAAGTTCGCGCCGATGGTCATCGCCTGCCCGGGCTGCGGCCGCACGACGTCGACCGTGTTCCAGGAACTGGCGGACGACATCCAGACGTTCCTGCGCGAGCAGATGCCGGAATGGAAAAAGCTGTACCCGGGCGTGGAGGGGATGAACGTGGCCGTGATGGGCTGCATCGTCAACGGCCCGGGCGAATCGAAGCACGCCAATATCGGCATCAGCCTGCCCGGCACGGGCGAATCGCCGGCCGCGCCGGTGTTCGTGGACGGCCAGAAGGTCGCCACCCTGCGCGGCGAAGGCATCGTGCAGGAATTCCAGCAGATCGTGCTGGACTACGTGCAGAAGAATTACTCACCAGTTACCGCATAA
- the hisS gene encoding histidine--tRNA ligase has translation MSDNKKPEKIVAIKGMNDILPADAHLWEIFENTAQSILQSYGYQNIRTPIVEETRLFARAIGAVTDIVEKEMYSFTDSMNGDQLTLRPEGTAGVVRAVLEHNLTYEGPKRLWYKGQMFRHERPQRGRYRQFHQFGAEAVGFTGPDIDAELIMLCRRLWDDLGLQNIRLELNSIGDAEERARHRVDLIAYLEQHEDILDAEAKRRLHTNPLRILDTKNPAMQEMVNGAPKLLDYLGDESRAHFDGVKKILDRNNVPYVVNTRLVRGIDYYNRTVFEWVTDELGAQGTVCAGGRYDPLIEMFGGKPTPAVGFAMGIERLIELMKSAGETAAPNQCDVYLVHQGEEAQIQAFILGERLRDAGLDVMLHCATPAGAGSFKSQMKKADGSGAAFAVIIGDDEVANKTANVKALRGAEGEQQQATVPYDDVVDYIVDQVVGDHDHGDDAHVHYHH, from the coding sequence ATGTCAGACAATAAGAAACCTGAAAAGATTGTTGCGATCAAGGGGATGAACGACATCCTGCCGGCCGACGCCCACCTGTGGGAGATCTTCGAGAACACCGCGCAGTCGATCCTGCAAAGCTACGGCTACCAGAACATCCGCACGCCGATCGTCGAGGAGACGCGCCTGTTCGCGCGCGCCATCGGCGCCGTCACCGACATCGTCGAGAAGGAGATGTATTCGTTTACCGACTCGATGAACGGCGACCAGCTGACGCTGCGCCCGGAAGGCACGGCCGGCGTCGTGCGCGCCGTGCTGGAACATAACCTGACCTACGAGGGTCCCAAGCGCCTGTGGTACAAGGGGCAGATGTTCCGCCACGAGCGTCCGCAGCGGGGTCGCTACCGCCAGTTCCACCAGTTCGGTGCGGAAGCCGTCGGCTTCACGGGCCCGGATATCGACGCGGAACTGATCATGCTGTGCCGCCGCCTGTGGGACGACCTGGGCCTACAGAATATCCGCCTCGAACTGAACTCGATCGGCGATGCCGAAGAGCGCGCGCGCCACCGCGTCGACCTGATCGCCTACCTGGAGCAGCACGAGGACATCCTCGACGCGGAAGCCAAGCGCCGCCTGCACACCAACCCGCTGCGCATCCTGGACACGAAGAACCCGGCGATGCAGGAGATGGTCAACGGCGCGCCGAAACTGCTGGACTACCTGGGCGACGAATCGCGCGCGCACTTCGACGGCGTGAAGAAGATCCTGGACCGCAACAACGTGCCGTACGTCGTCAATACGCGCCTGGTGCGCGGCATCGACTACTACAACCGCACCGTGTTCGAATGGGTCACGGACGAGCTGGGCGCGCAGGGCACCGTCTGCGCCGGCGGCCGCTACGATCCGCTGATCGAGATGTTCGGCGGCAAGCCGACGCCCGCCGTGGGCTTCGCGATGGGCATCGAGCGCCTGATCGAACTGATGAAGTCCGCCGGCGAGACGGCCGCGCCGAACCAGTGCGATGTCTACCTGGTGCACCAGGGCGAGGAAGCGCAGATCCAGGCGTTCATCCTGGGCGAGCGCCTGCGCGATGCGGGCCTGGACGTGATGCTGCACTGCGCGACGCCAGCGGGTGCCGGCAGCTTCAAGAGCCAGATGAAGAAGGCCGACGGCAGCGGTGCGGCGTTTGCCGTCATCATCGGCGACGACGAAGTGGCCAACAAGACAGCCAACGTCAAGGCGCTGCGCGGCGCTGAAGGCGAGCAGCAGCAGGCCACCGTACCGTACGACGACGTGGTCGACTACATCGTCGACCAGGTCGTCGGGGACCATGATCACGGCGACGACGCCCACGTGCACTACCACCACTAA
- a CDS encoding YfgM family protein, producing MAYDLEEQEQLATLKAWWAKYGNAATWVVVAGLAAYSGWTGWNYYQRTQSAEASALYDELRNAAGKDNAKVQRAAADIESRYGSTLYAQLGALTAAKAAFDAKDNKAAKAQLQWVIEHGSDEYKAMAKVRLAGVLLDEKAYDEALKTLSGDIPAQFAASVNDRKGDILAAQQKLAEARTAYQAALDKTDKKSPARQLIELKFEAVGGVVPEEKPAA from the coding sequence ATGGCATACGATCTCGAAGAACAAGAACAGCTCGCCACCCTGAAGGCGTGGTGGGCAAAGTACGGCAACGCGGCGACCTGGGTGGTCGTGGCGGGCCTGGCCGCATACTCCGGCTGGACCGGCTGGAACTATTACCAGCGCACCCAGTCCGCGGAGGCCTCGGCCCTGTACGACGAACTGCGCAACGCGGCGGGCAAGGACAACGCCAAGGTGCAGCGCGCCGCCGCCGACATCGAAAGCCGCTACGGCAGCACGCTGTATGCGCAGCTGGGCGCGCTGACGGCCGCCAAGGCCGCATTCGACGCCAAGGACAACAAGGCCGCCAAGGCCCAGCTGCAGTGGGTGATCGAGCATGGCAGCGACGAGTACAAGGCGATGGCGAAAGTGCGCCTGGCGGGCGTGCTGCTGGACGAGAAGGCGTATGACGAGGCGCTGAAGACGCTGTCGGGCGACATCCCGGCGCAGTTCGCGGCCAGCGTCAACGACCGCAAGGGCGACATCCTGGCGGCCCAGCAGAAGCTGGCGGAAGCCCGCACGGCCTACCAGGCCGCGCTGGACAAGACCGACAAGAAAAGCCCGGCGCGCCAGCTGATCGAACTGAAGTTCGAGGCCGTCGGCGGCGTCGTGCCGGAAGAGAAGCCGGCCGCGTAA
- the bamB gene encoding outer membrane protein assembly factor BamB, with protein sequence MRITGKVIGVSLLAMTAGCGTLGSLNPFKEKDKNPPAKLVDIKSPIPARIVWKHSAGKAGLYVFSPALAENSLYVADNDGNVERLDAATGKSQWRIKAGTNLTAGVGSNGKVVAVGGTKGQVIALDAATGSQLWKVQASSEVLSAPAVSDELVIVRSMDNKITAYDNKTGERKWFIQRTTPPLTLRNAPGVVVAAPNVYVAQPAGRLLALALSNGVPRFEVPVAEPRGTTELERVSDIGGNPVVLGTDICAVTYQGKVGCFDLQTGVPRWTKETSSDVGVAVDQRFVFVADDKGAVAAYGREAGASAWKNDSLANRVLSTPLSYGRVVAVGDYQGYVHLLSREDGAMLGRVSVDGSAIKSVPIVAGSNMIFQTQNGTVAAIAVE encoded by the coding sequence ATGCGTATCACCGGAAAAGTAATCGGCGTAAGCCTGCTGGCCATGACGGCCGGCTGCGGCACCCTGGGTTCCCTGAATCCGTTCAAGGAGAAGGACAAGAACCCGCCCGCGAAGCTGGTCGACATCAAGTCGCCGATCCCGGCGCGCATCGTCTGGAAGCACTCGGCCGGCAAGGCGGGCCTGTACGTGTTCTCGCCGGCGCTGGCGGAGAACAGCCTGTACGTGGCCGACAACGACGGCAACGTCGAACGCCTGGACGCGGCCACCGGCAAGTCGCAGTGGCGCATCAAGGCAGGCACGAACCTGACGGCCGGCGTCGGCTCGAACGGCAAGGTCGTCGCCGTGGGCGGCACCAAGGGGCAGGTCATCGCCCTGGATGCGGCCACCGGCAGCCAGCTGTGGAAGGTGCAGGCGTCGTCCGAGGTGCTGTCGGCGCCGGCCGTCAGCGACGAGCTGGTGATCGTGCGCAGCATGGACAACAAGATCACGGCCTACGACAACAAGACGGGCGAGCGCAAATGGTTCATCCAGCGCACCACGCCGCCGCTGACCTTGCGCAACGCGCCGGGTGTCGTCGTGGCCGCGCCGAACGTCTACGTGGCGCAGCCGGCCGGGCGCCTGCTGGCGCTGGCGCTGTCGAACGGCGTGCCGCGCTTCGAGGTGCCGGTGGCCGAGCCGCGCGGCACCACGGAACTGGAACGCGTGTCCGACATCGGCGGCAATCCCGTCGTGCTGGGTACCGATATCTGCGCCGTCACGTACCAGGGCAAGGTCGGCTGCTTCGACCTGCAGACGGGCGTGCCGCGCTGGACCAAGGAAACCTCGTCCGACGTGGGCGTGGCGGTGGATCAGCGCTTCGTCTTCGTGGCCGACGACAAGGGCGCGGTAGCGGCCTACGGTCGCGAGGCCGGCGCCAGCGCGTGGAAGAACGACTCGCTGGCCAACCGCGTGCTGTCGACGCCGTTGTCGTACGGCCGCGTGGTGGCCGTGGGCGACTACCAGGGCTACGTGCACCTGCTGTCGCGCGAGGACGGCGCCATGCTGGGCCGCGTGTCGGTCGACGGCAGCGCCATCAAGTCGGTGCCCATCGTGGCCGGCTCGAACATGATCTTCCAGACGCAGAACGGCACCGTGGCCGCCATCGCGGTCGAGTAA
- the der gene encoding ribosome biogenesis GTPase Der, whose amino-acid sequence MKPVIALVGRPNVGKSTLFNRLTRSRDALVADLPGLTRDRHYGEGRIGERPFLVIDTGGFEPVAKEGIMFQMALQTKQAVAEADVVVFLVDGRQGMTPHDKTITDFLRKSGRPVLLVVNKAEGMKYTSAVSDFYELGLGDPYAISGAHGDGVHDLVQEALDKAFASRPGDAEELLPAERGIKLALVGRPNVGKSTLINTLVGEERVIAFDMPGTTRDSIEIPFERDGKHYTLIDTAGIRRRGKVFEAVEKFSVVKTLQSISEANVVVLMLDAQQDISEQDAHIAGFILESGRALVLAVNKWDGLTSDQRDKVKMDMDRKIDFLSFANTHFISALKGTGIAQLMKSVDSAYAAAMADLSTPKLTRALAEAVEKQEPKRKGGMRPKMRYAHQGGMNPPIIVIHGNSLDAISEPYKRYLEKHFRDTFQLVGTPLRIELRTGKNPFDKRKE is encoded by the coding sequence ATGAAGCCGGTAATTGCACTCGTGGGCCGCCCGAACGTCGGGAAATCGACCCTATTCAATCGTCTGACCCGCTCGCGCGACGCGCTGGTGGCGGACTTGCCTGGTCTGACGCGCGATCGTCACTATGGCGAGGGCCGCATTGGCGAACGTCCCTTCCTGGTCATCGATACCGGCGGTTTCGAACCGGTCGCGAAGGAAGGCATCATGTTCCAGATGGCGCTGCAGACCAAGCAGGCCGTCGCCGAAGCGGACGTCGTCGTCTTCCTCGTCGACGGCCGCCAGGGCATGACGCCGCACGACAAGACCATCACGGACTTCCTGCGCAAGAGCGGCCGCCCCGTGCTGCTGGTCGTGAACAAGGCCGAGGGGATGAAGTACACCTCCGCCGTGTCCGACTTCTACGAGCTGGGCCTGGGCGATCCGTACGCGATCTCCGGCGCCCATGGCGACGGCGTGCACGACCTGGTGCAGGAAGCGCTGGACAAGGCGTTCGCGTCGCGGCCAGGCGACGCCGAAGAGCTGCTGCCGGCCGAGCGCGGCATCAAGCTGGCGCTGGTGGGCCGCCCGAACGTGGGCAAGTCCACGCTGATCAATACGCTGGTGGGCGAAGAGCGCGTGATCGCGTTCGACATGCCGGGCACCACGCGCGACTCGATCGAGATCCCCTTCGAGCGCGACGGCAAGCACTACACGCTGATCGACACGGCCGGTATCCGCCGCCGCGGCAAGGTGTTCGAGGCGGTCGAGAAGTTCTCGGTCGTCAAGACGCTGCAGTCGATCTCGGAAGCCAACGTCGTCGTGCTGATGCTCGATGCGCAGCAGGACATCTCGGAGCAGGATGCGCACATCGCCGGCTTCATCCTGGAAAGCGGCCGCGCCCTGGTGCTGGCGGTGAACAAGTGGGATGGCCTGACGTCGGACCAGCGCGACAAGGTCAAGATGGACATGGACCGCAAGATCGACTTCCTCAGCTTCGCCAACACCCACTTCATCTCCGCGCTGAAGGGGACGGGCATTGCCCAGCTGATGAAATCGGTGGATTCGGCCTACGCGGCCGCGATGGCCGACCTGTCGACGCCGAAGCTGACGCGCGCGCTGGCCGAAGCGGTCGAGAAGCAGGAGCCGAAGCGCAAGGGCGGCATGCGGCCGAAGATGCGCTACGCCCACCAGGGCGGCATGAACCCGCCGATCATCGTCATCCACGGCAATTCGCTGGACGCGATCAGCGAGCCGTACAAGCGCTACCTGGAAAAGCATTTCCGCGACACGTTCCAGCTGGTCGGCACGCCGCTGCGCATCGAGCTGCGTACCGGCAAGAATCCTTTCGACAAGCGCAAGGAATAA
- the hfq gene encoding RNA chaperone Hfq, whose product MSNKGQLLQDPFLNALRKEHVPVSIYLVNGIKLQGHIESFDQYVVLLRNTVTQMVYKHAISTVVPARAVNLNIESEAE is encoded by the coding sequence ATGAGCAATAAAGGGCAATTGTTACAAGACCCATTTCTGAATGCGCTGCGTAAAGAGCACGTTCCCGTCTCGATCTACCTGGTCAACGGTATCAAACTGCAAGGCCATATCGAGTCCTTCGACCAGTACGTCGTCCTGCTGCGCAACACCGTCACCCAGATGGTCTACAAGCACGCCATCTCGACCGTGGTCCCTGCGCGCGCCGTCAACCTCAACATCGAATCCGAGGCCGAGTGA
- the hflX gene encoding GTPase HflX, which yields MRAALVGVDFGQGDFAASIEELMLLARSAGAEPVTTVTGKRSSPDAAYFVGSGKADEIGHAVQDLKLEIVIFNHALSPAQQRNLEKRLNVRVLDRTSLILDIFAQRAQSHEGKLQVELAQLQHLSTRLIRGWTHLERQKGGIGLRGPGETQLETDRRLIGERVKMLRARLAKLRKQHETQRRARGRNKTFSVSLVGYTNAGKSTLFNTMTKAGVYVADQLFATLDTTSRRMYMGEETGHVVISDTVGFVRELPHQLVAAFRATLEETIHADLLLHVVDAASPVKMEQIEQVNMVLREIGADHIPQILVWNKIDAAGQEPGVERDEYDKISRVFISARTGSGLDLLRDAIIEAARNQQEADAHPRDDVAPDAISTFTHVGTH from the coding sequence ATGCGCGCAGCCTTAGTCGGAGTCGATTTCGGTCAGGGCGACTTCGCCGCCAGTATCGAGGAGTTGATGCTGCTCGCGCGTTCCGCGGGGGCAGAGCCCGTCACGACCGTTACCGGCAAGCGCTCCAGCCCCGACGCGGCCTATTTCGTCGGCAGCGGCAAGGCCGACGAGATCGGCCATGCCGTGCAGGACCTGAAGCTGGAGATCGTCATCTTCAACCATGCGCTGTCGCCCGCGCAGCAGCGTAACCTCGAGAAACGCCTGAACGTGCGCGTGCTCGACCGCACCAGCCTGATCCTCGACATCTTCGCCCAGCGGGCGCAGAGCCACGAGGGCAAGCTGCAGGTCGAGCTGGCGCAGCTGCAGCACCTGTCCACGCGGCTGATCCGCGGCTGGACCCACCTGGAACGGCAAAAGGGCGGTATTGGCCTGCGCGGTCCCGGTGAAACCCAGCTGGAAACCGACCGCCGGCTGATCGGCGAGCGCGTCAAGATGCTGCGGGCCCGGCTGGCGAAGCTGCGCAAGCAGCACGAGACCCAGCGCCGCGCGCGCGGTCGCAACAAGACGTTTTCCGTGTCGCTGGTCGGCTATACCAATGCCGGCAAATCCACGCTGTTCAACACGATGACGAAGGCCGGCGTGTACGTCGCCGACCAGCTGTTCGCCACGCTGGACACCACTTCGCGCCGCATGTACATGGGCGAGGAGACGGGCCACGTGGTCATTTCCGACACCGTCGGCTTCGTGCGCGAACTGCCCCACCAACTGGTGGCGGCATTCCGTGCAACGCTGGAGGAGACCATCCACGCCGACCTGCTGCTGCACGTCGTCGATGCGGCCAGCCCCGTCAAGATGGAGCAGATCGAGCAGGTCAACATGGTTCTGCGCGAGATCGGCGCCGATCACATCCCCCAGATCCTGGTGTGGAACAAGATCGACGCGGCGGGGCAGGAACCGGGCGTCGAGCGTGATGAATATGATAAGATTTCACGCGTATTCATCAGCGCGCGCACGGGGTCGGGACTCGACCTGCTGCGTGACGCCATCATCGAGGCGGCCAGGAACCAGCAGGAAGCCGACGCCCATCCCCGGGACGATGTAGCGCCGGACGCTATTTCCACATTCACCCATGTCGGAACACACTAA
- the hflK gene encoding FtsH protease activity modulator HflK: MPLSYFKKRKGLKLSLNDPRWGSDKDGNRQAQEGKKPGEGPPDLDQLWRDFNQRLNGLFGNKNRNNGGGGNGGGSGGGELKGAGITVGAVATIAVLVWLASGAFIVQEGQKGIVTTFGRYSHETPAGFNWRWPYPFQANETVNVSQVRTVEVGYRTNVRNKQAAESLMLTDDENIIDIQFAVQYRLSDPKAWLYNNRDAEDTVRQVAETSIREIVGKSKMDFVLYEGREKVAYETQQLMQQILDRYASGAMVTNVTMQAVQPPEQVQAAFDDAVKAGQDRERQKNEGQAYANDIIPKARGYAFRLQQEAEAYRSMVTENALGNADRFKAVLVEYQKAPAVTRDRMYLETMQQIFANTSKVMVDAKAGSNLLYLPLDKLIAQVAATEANRSNLTAPPPAAVLLPPPENTMSSTDPRRESNRARESSRDRESR, encoded by the coding sequence ATGCCTCTTTCCTATTTCAAGAAGAGAAAAGGCCTGAAGCTGTCGCTGAACGATCCCCGCTGGGGCTCCGACAAGGATGGCAACAGGCAGGCCCAGGAAGGCAAGAAGCCCGGTGAAGGACCGCCGGATCTCGACCAATTGTGGCGCGATTTCAACCAGCGCCTGAACGGCCTGTTCGGCAACAAGAACCGCAACAACGGCGGTGGCGGCAACGGCGGCGGCAGTGGCGGCGGCGAGCTCAAAGGCGCCGGCATCACCGTCGGCGCCGTCGCGACCATCGCCGTGCTGGTGTGGCTGGCCAGCGGCGCGTTCATCGTCCAGGAAGGCCAGAAGGGCATCGTCACCACGTTCGGCCGCTACAGCCACGAGACGCCGGCCGGCTTCAACTGGCGCTGGCCGTACCCGTTCCAGGCCAACGAGACCGTCAACGTCTCGCAGGTGCGCACCGTCGAGGTGGGCTACCGCACCAACGTGCGCAACAAGCAGGCCGCCGAATCGCTGATGCTGACGGACGACGAGAACATCATCGACATCCAGTTCGCCGTGCAGTACCGCCTGTCCGATCCGAAGGCCTGGCTGTACAACAACCGCGACGCCGAAGACACCGTGCGCCAGGTGGCCGAGACGTCGATCCGCGAGATCGTCGGCAAGAGCAAGATGGACTTCGTGCTGTACGAGGGTCGCGAGAAGGTCGCGTACGAGACGCAGCAGCTGATGCAGCAGATCCTGGACCGCTACGCGTCCGGCGCCATGGTCACGAACGTGACGATGCAGGCCGTGCAGCCGCCGGAGCAGGTGCAGGCCGCGTTCGACGATGCCGTCAAGGCCGGCCAGGACCGCGAGCGCCAGAAGAACGAAGGCCAGGCGTATGCCAACGACATCATTCCGAAGGCGCGCGGCTACGCGTTCCGCCTGCAGCAGGAGGCCGAGGCCTATCGCTCGATGGTGACCGAGAACGCGCTGGGCAACGCCGACCGCTTCAAGGCCGTGCTGGTGGAATACCAGAAGGCCCCGGCCGTGACGCGCGACCGCATGTACCTGGAAACGATGCAGCAGATCTTCGCCAACACCAGCAAGGTGATGGTCGACGCCAAGGCCGGCAGCAACCTGCTGTACCTGCCGCTGGACAAGCTGATCGCCCAGGTCGCCGCGACCGAAGCGAACCGCAGCAACCTCACCGCGCCGCCGCCGGCCGCAGTGCTGCTGCCGCCGCCCGAGAACACCATGAGTTCGACCGACCCGCGCCGCGAAAGCAACCGCGCCCGCGAGTCGTCGCGCGACCGGGAGAGCCGTTAA
- the hflC gene encoding protease modulator HflC, with the protein MNRIVTFLVTGFIAVMLLSSTVFVVDQRKFAIVFALGEVKQVINEPGLHFKLPPPFQNILYLDKRILTLDSPEADRFITAEKMNILVDSFVKWRITDPKLYFVSFGGDEGRARDRMSQIVKAALNDEITKRTVREVISGQRGKVMEAIRTKVFVEAKQIGVQILDVRLKRVDYVEQINNSVYERMKAERVRVANELRSTGSADSEKIRADADKQRTVILAEAYRDAERVRGEGDAKASAIYAEAFGRNPEFYKFYRSLEAYRSSFKTKADVMLVDPNSEFFKYFKGAGSGK; encoded by the coding sequence ATGAACCGCATCGTTACGTTCCTCGTCACGGGCTTCATCGCCGTGATGCTGCTGTCGTCGACCGTTTTTGTCGTCGACCAGCGCAAGTTCGCCATCGTGTTCGCGCTGGGTGAAGTCAAGCAGGTGATCAACGAACCGGGGCTGCACTTCAAGCTGCCGCCGCCGTTCCAGAACATCCTGTACCTGGACAAGCGCATCCTGACGCTCGACTCGCCGGAAGCGGACCGCTTCATCACGGCCGAGAAGATGAACATCCTGGTCGACTCGTTCGTCAAGTGGCGCATCACCGATCCGAAGCTGTATTTCGTCAGCTTCGGCGGCGACGAAGGCCGCGCGCGCGACCGCATGTCGCAGATCGTCAAGGCGGCGCTGAACGACGAGATCACCAAGCGCACCGTGCGCGAAGTGATCTCCGGCCAGCGCGGCAAGGTGATGGAGGCGATCCGCACCAAGGTCTTCGTGGAAGCCAAGCAGATCGGCGTGCAGATCCTCGACGTGCGCCTGAAGCGGGTCGACTACGTCGAGCAGATCAACAACTCGGTGTACGAGCGGATGAAGGCGGAGCGCGTGCGCGTCGCCAACGAGCTGCGCTCGACCGGTTCGGCCGACTCCGAGAAGATCCGCGCCGACGCCGACAAGCAGCGCACCGTGATCCTGGCCGAAGCCTACCGCGACGCCGAGCGTGTCCGCGGCGAAGGCGATGCCAAGGCCAGCGCGATCTACGCGGAGGCATTCGGCCGCAATCCGGAGTTCTACAAGTTCTACCGCAGCCTGGAAGCCTACCGCTCGTCGTTCAAGACCAAGGCCGACGTGATGCTGGTCGATCCGAACTCGGAGTTCTTCAAGTACTTCAAGGGCGCCGGCTCGGGCAAGTGA